From Mytilus edulis chromosome 9, xbMytEdul2.2, whole genome shotgun sequence, the proteins below share one genomic window:
- the LOC139489703 gene encoding zinc finger MIZ domain-containing protein 1-like isoform X2 — protein MWCEELGRLLLLRHQKNRTPDSKSPGMHSQLQNKMPPMPPMSGDPNGPWCTGNQGQSGPGLSVVTTVWGMTNTTQTAPFNHQTPGYTTTMSSTNYTQQPNFQVNALQKGPYNPTSLSNNIPYRRPSYPPTPNTPGSNTPSNNDYPGAPQQGNPALAQALVAAAATASATATATATMMMQNDPQMNNNQPMNVQMNYGPGMQQQMPMGQYGNQYPPGMSQRHPGPMNMGPGPGAGPGPMMRNPMYARRQAPYHNPHQKMPTRPSFPNGPQYGDQYNNPQQYSGGKYPPTQQPLPSPTYHQQPGMRPNPGGPYPNMPNGQAYYNNPVGRAMPPQPQNFNNYNMGQQGISSPPSNYPHSPLPGNPTPPITPGPGPNGYNGPMPNGPPMPIKKDPEELRLTFPVRDGVVLPPFRLEHNLAVSNHVFHLRESVYQTLMFRSDLELQLKCFHHEDRQMNTNWPASVTVSVNANPLNIERGENKTSHKPLYLKDVCQPGRNTIQITVTACCCSHLFVLQLVHRPSVRSVLQGLLRKRLLPAEHCITKIKRNFSSVPSNSLSGEDGVEQTAIKVSLKCPITFRRITLPARGHECKHIQCFDLESYLQLNCERGSWRCPVCNKTALLEGLEIDQYIWGILTNLQTTEFEEVTIDPLAAWKPVQHKTIKEEEAESCSSRWRQAMSPSSMQLPTMNSWDVGRGPSPFTGNMPPSSQNMQGPPYSNMHSNDVMPNGGPSPMSYQHPATPGDYNSPLSHMSPPTSVEDIKRELHSSVDIQNHMNHYLPTVSDTTPLRHPDSSNINNCGTPSSQSQNQINGSQLNHGTPNGIQSNNSGADNNTIGDLSFDPSSVIDGEGQTPTLDLDLNLTDPMELLSYLGPSENSNNNSGSVSSGNTGNNQNTNTTSSNNDDLLALFE, from the exons tgATCCAAATGGTCCATGGTGTACAGGAAATCAAGGCCAGTCTGGACCTGGTTTATCTGTAGTGACCACTGTCTGGGGAATGACCAATACTACGCAAACAGCACCATTTAATCATCAAACCCCAGGATATACCACTACCATGTCATCAACAAACTATACGCAACAACCAAACTTCCAAGTTAATGCATTACAGAAAGGACCATACAACCCTACTTCATTATCAAACAACATTCCATATCGTCGTCCAAG TTACCCTCCTACACCAAATACCCCAGGGTCAAATACACCGAGTAATAATGATTACCCTGGTGCACCTCAACAAGGAAATCCAGCACTGGCACAAGCTTTAGTAGCGGCAGCAGCCACAGCCTCGGCCACAGCAACAGCGACTGCCACCATGATGATGCAGAATGACCCACAGATGAATAACAACCAACCAATGAATGTCCAAATGAATTATGGGCCAGGCATGCAg caaCAGATGCCAATGGGCCAGTATGGGAATCAGTATCCTCCAGGAATGTCTCAAAGACACCCTGGTCCTATGAATATGGGACCTGGTCCAGGGGCAGGTCCAGGCCCTATGATGAGAAATCCCATGTATGCCAGAAGACAAGCACCATATCACAATCCTCACCAAAAGATGCCAACACGGCCTTCTTTTCCTAATGGTCCACAG TATGGTGATCAGTATAACAACCCACAACAGTATTCTGGTGGAAAATACCCACCAACACAGCAGCCACTTCCTTCACCGACATACCACCAGCAACCCGGAATGCGACCCAACCCTGGTGGCCCATATCCCAACATGCCTAACGGCCAGGCATACTATAATAATCCAGTAGGCAGAGCGATGCCACCCCAGCCACAGAACTTTAATAATTATAACATGGGACAACAAGGCATATCT tCACCACCATCAAATTATCCTCATTCCCCATTACCTGGAAATCCGACCCCACCCATCACCCCTGGGCCAGGTCCTAATGGCTACAATGGACCCATGCCAAATGGACCACCAATGCCAATTAAAAAAG aTCCTGAAGAATTACGATTGACGTTTCCTGTACGAGATGGTGTGGTATTACCGCCTTTTAGACTGGAGCATAACTTGGCAGTTAGTAACCATGTCTTCCATCTGAGGGAATCGGTTTATCAGACATTAATGTTCAG aTCTGATTTAGAGTTACAGCTGAAATGTTTTCATCATGAGGACAGACAGATGAATACTAACTGGCCAGCCTCCGTCACAGTCAGTGTCAATGCTAATCCTCTCAACATTGAACGTGGGGAAAATAAAACCTCTCATAAACCATTATACCTCAAAGATGTCTGTCAACCAGGCAGAAATACCATTCAAATTACTGTCACTGCATGTTGTTGT TCTCATTTGTTTGTTCTACAATTAGTACATCGACCAAGTGTACGATCAGTTTTACAAGGGTTGTTACGGAAACGGTTGTTACCAGCAGAACATTGTATTACAAAAA tCAAAAGAAATTTTAGCAGTGTTCCATCCAATTCATTAAGTGGCGAAGATGGAGTTGAACAAACAGCGATTAAAGTTTCATTAAAATGTCCAATCACCTTCAGACGGATAACACTGCCGGCTAGAGGTCATGAATGTAAACACATACAG TGTTTTGATCTTGAATCATACCTACAGTTGAATTGTGAAAGAGGGTCATGGCGATGTCCAGTTTGCAA caAAACAGCATTATTAGAAGGTTTAGAAATAGACCAATATATTTGGGGTATTCTGACAAATCTTCAGACGACAGAGTTTGAGGAGGTTACTATAGATCCCCTGGCAGCATGGAAACCTGTACAACATAAAACTATCAAAGAAGAGGAAGCTG AATCCTGTAGCAGTCGATGGAGACAAGCTATGTCTCCGTCAAGTATGCAGTTACCAACCATGAATTCATGGGACGTGGGTCGAGGACCTTCACCATTTACTGGTAACATGCCACCTTCATCACAGAATATGCAGG GTCCACCTTATTCAAACATGCACAGCAATGATGTCATGCCAAATGGAGGCCCATCACCTATGAGCTATCAGCACCCGGCCACCCCCGGGGATTATAACAGTCCTCTTTCACATATGTCACCTCCCACAAGTGTGGAAGATATTAAAAGGGAACTTCATTCGTCAGtagacattcaaaatcatatgaaTCATTATTTACCGACAGTGAGTGACACGACGCCATTGCGACATCCTGATTCAAGCAATATAAACAATTGTGGAACTCCATCCAGCCAATCACAGAACCAAATTAATGGCAGCCAACTTAACCATGGTACACCAAATGGAATTCAGTCGAACAATTCAGGGGCAGATAATAATACTATAGGAGATTTGAGCTTTGACCCATCAAGTGTGATAGATGGTGAAGGTCAAACTCCGACATTAGAT CTTGATTTGAACTTAACAGATCCTATGGAGTTATTATCATATTTAGGGCCTTCGGAAAATTCTAATAATAACTCAGGTTCAGTCTCGTCGGGAAACACAGGGAACAATCAAAACACTAATACGACGTCGAGTAACAATGACGATTTACTGGCCTTGTTTGAATGA
- the LOC139489703 gene encoding zinc finger MIZ domain-containing protein 1-like isoform X1, which yields MWCEELGRLLLLRHQKNRTPDSKSPGMHSQLQNKMPPMPPMSGYVKNCDPNGPWCTGNQGQSGPGLSVVTTVWGMTNTTQTAPFNHQTPGYTTTMSSTNYTQQPNFQVNALQKGPYNPTSLSNNIPYRRPSYPPTPNTPGSNTPSNNDYPGAPQQGNPALAQALVAAAATASATATATATMMMQNDPQMNNNQPMNVQMNYGPGMQQQMPMGQYGNQYPPGMSQRHPGPMNMGPGPGAGPGPMMRNPMYARRQAPYHNPHQKMPTRPSFPNGPQYGDQYNNPQQYSGGKYPPTQQPLPSPTYHQQPGMRPNPGGPYPNMPNGQAYYNNPVGRAMPPQPQNFNNYNMGQQGISSPPSNYPHSPLPGNPTPPITPGPGPNGYNGPMPNGPPMPIKKDPEELRLTFPVRDGVVLPPFRLEHNLAVSNHVFHLRESVYQTLMFRSDLELQLKCFHHEDRQMNTNWPASVTVSVNANPLNIERGENKTSHKPLYLKDVCQPGRNTIQITVTACCCSHLFVLQLVHRPSVRSVLQGLLRKRLLPAEHCITKIKRNFSSVPSNSLSGEDGVEQTAIKVSLKCPITFRRITLPARGHECKHIQCFDLESYLQLNCERGSWRCPVCNKTALLEGLEIDQYIWGILTNLQTTEFEEVTIDPLAAWKPVQHKTIKEEEAESCSSRWRQAMSPSSMQLPTMNSWDVGRGPSPFTGNMPPSSQNMQGPPYSNMHSNDVMPNGGPSPMSYQHPATPGDYNSPLSHMSPPTSVEDIKRELHSSVDIQNHMNHYLPTVSDTTPLRHPDSSNINNCGTPSSQSQNQINGSQLNHGTPNGIQSNNSGADNNTIGDLSFDPSSVIDGEGQTPTLDLDLNLTDPMELLSYLGPSENSNNNSGSVSSGNTGNNQNTNTTSSNNDDLLALFE from the exons tgATCCAAATGGTCCATGGTGTACAGGAAATCAAGGCCAGTCTGGACCTGGTTTATCTGTAGTGACCACTGTCTGGGGAATGACCAATACTACGCAAACAGCACCATTTAATCATCAAACCCCAGGATATACCACTACCATGTCATCAACAAACTATACGCAACAACCAAACTTCCAAGTTAATGCATTACAGAAAGGACCATACAACCCTACTTCATTATCAAACAACATTCCATATCGTCGTCCAAG TTACCCTCCTACACCAAATACCCCAGGGTCAAATACACCGAGTAATAATGATTACCCTGGTGCACCTCAACAAGGAAATCCAGCACTGGCACAAGCTTTAGTAGCGGCAGCAGCCACAGCCTCGGCCACAGCAACAGCGACTGCCACCATGATGATGCAGAATGACCCACAGATGAATAACAACCAACCAATGAATGTCCAAATGAATTATGGGCCAGGCATGCAg caaCAGATGCCAATGGGCCAGTATGGGAATCAGTATCCTCCAGGAATGTCTCAAAGACACCCTGGTCCTATGAATATGGGACCTGGTCCAGGGGCAGGTCCAGGCCCTATGATGAGAAATCCCATGTATGCCAGAAGACAAGCACCATATCACAATCCTCACCAAAAGATGCCAACACGGCCTTCTTTTCCTAATGGTCCACAG TATGGTGATCAGTATAACAACCCACAACAGTATTCTGGTGGAAAATACCCACCAACACAGCAGCCACTTCCTTCACCGACATACCACCAGCAACCCGGAATGCGACCCAACCCTGGTGGCCCATATCCCAACATGCCTAACGGCCAGGCATACTATAATAATCCAGTAGGCAGAGCGATGCCACCCCAGCCACAGAACTTTAATAATTATAACATGGGACAACAAGGCATATCT tCACCACCATCAAATTATCCTCATTCCCCATTACCTGGAAATCCGACCCCACCCATCACCCCTGGGCCAGGTCCTAATGGCTACAATGGACCCATGCCAAATGGACCACCAATGCCAATTAAAAAAG aTCCTGAAGAATTACGATTGACGTTTCCTGTACGAGATGGTGTGGTATTACCGCCTTTTAGACTGGAGCATAACTTGGCAGTTAGTAACCATGTCTTCCATCTGAGGGAATCGGTTTATCAGACATTAATGTTCAG aTCTGATTTAGAGTTACAGCTGAAATGTTTTCATCATGAGGACAGACAGATGAATACTAACTGGCCAGCCTCCGTCACAGTCAGTGTCAATGCTAATCCTCTCAACATTGAACGTGGGGAAAATAAAACCTCTCATAAACCATTATACCTCAAAGATGTCTGTCAACCAGGCAGAAATACCATTCAAATTACTGTCACTGCATGTTGTTGT TCTCATTTGTTTGTTCTACAATTAGTACATCGACCAAGTGTACGATCAGTTTTACAAGGGTTGTTACGGAAACGGTTGTTACCAGCAGAACATTGTATTACAAAAA tCAAAAGAAATTTTAGCAGTGTTCCATCCAATTCATTAAGTGGCGAAGATGGAGTTGAACAAACAGCGATTAAAGTTTCATTAAAATGTCCAATCACCTTCAGACGGATAACACTGCCGGCTAGAGGTCATGAATGTAAACACATACAG TGTTTTGATCTTGAATCATACCTACAGTTGAATTGTGAAAGAGGGTCATGGCGATGTCCAGTTTGCAA caAAACAGCATTATTAGAAGGTTTAGAAATAGACCAATATATTTGGGGTATTCTGACAAATCTTCAGACGACAGAGTTTGAGGAGGTTACTATAGATCCCCTGGCAGCATGGAAACCTGTACAACATAAAACTATCAAAGAAGAGGAAGCTG AATCCTGTAGCAGTCGATGGAGACAAGCTATGTCTCCGTCAAGTATGCAGTTACCAACCATGAATTCATGGGACGTGGGTCGAGGACCTTCACCATTTACTGGTAACATGCCACCTTCATCACAGAATATGCAGG GTCCACCTTATTCAAACATGCACAGCAATGATGTCATGCCAAATGGAGGCCCATCACCTATGAGCTATCAGCACCCGGCCACCCCCGGGGATTATAACAGTCCTCTTTCACATATGTCACCTCCCACAAGTGTGGAAGATATTAAAAGGGAACTTCATTCGTCAGtagacattcaaaatcatatgaaTCATTATTTACCGACAGTGAGTGACACGACGCCATTGCGACATCCTGATTCAAGCAATATAAACAATTGTGGAACTCCATCCAGCCAATCACAGAACCAAATTAATGGCAGCCAACTTAACCATGGTACACCAAATGGAATTCAGTCGAACAATTCAGGGGCAGATAATAATACTATAGGAGATTTGAGCTTTGACCCATCAAGTGTGATAGATGGTGAAGGTCAAACTCCGACATTAGAT CTTGATTTGAACTTAACAGATCCTATGGAGTTATTATCATATTTAGGGCCTTCGGAAAATTCTAATAATAACTCAGGTTCAGTCTCGTCGGGAAACACAGGGAACAATCAAAACACTAATACGACGTCGAGTAACAATGACGATTTACTGGCCTTGTTTGAATGA
- the LOC139489703 gene encoding zinc finger MIZ domain-containing protein 1-like isoform X3 encodes MANTEWQPQVDTEFQIAIQTESDPNGPWCTGNQGQSGPGLSVVTTVWGMTNTTQTAPFNHQTPGYTTTMSSTNYTQQPNFQVNALQKGPYNPTSLSNNIPYRRPSYPPTPNTPGSNTPSNNDYPGAPQQGNPALAQALVAAAATASATATATATMMMQNDPQMNNNQPMNVQMNYGPGMQQQMPMGQYGNQYPPGMSQRHPGPMNMGPGPGAGPGPMMRNPMYARRQAPYHNPHQKMPTRPSFPNGPQYGDQYNNPQQYSGGKYPPTQQPLPSPTYHQQPGMRPNPGGPYPNMPNGQAYYNNPVGRAMPPQPQNFNNYNMGQQGISSPPSNYPHSPLPGNPTPPITPGPGPNGYNGPMPNGPPMPIKKDPEELRLTFPVRDGVVLPPFRLEHNLAVSNHVFHLRESVYQTLMFRSDLELQLKCFHHEDRQMNTNWPASVTVSVNANPLNIERGENKTSHKPLYLKDVCQPGRNTIQITVTACCCSHLFVLQLVHRPSVRSVLQGLLRKRLLPAEHCITKIKRNFSSVPSNSLSGEDGVEQTAIKVSLKCPITFRRITLPARGHECKHIQCFDLESYLQLNCERGSWRCPVCNKTALLEGLEIDQYIWGILTNLQTTEFEEVTIDPLAAWKPVQHKTIKEEEAESCSSRWRQAMSPSSMQLPTMNSWDVGRGPSPFTGNMPPSSQNMQGPPYSNMHSNDVMPNGGPSPMSYQHPATPGDYNSPLSHMSPPTSVEDIKRELHSSVDIQNHMNHYLPTVSDTTPLRHPDSSNINNCGTPSSQSQNQINGSQLNHGTPNGIQSNNSGADNNTIGDLSFDPSSVIDGEGQTPTLDLDLNLTDPMELLSYLGPSENSNNNSGSVSSGNTGNNQNTNTTSSNNDDLLALFE; translated from the exons ATGGCAAATACAGAATGGCAGCCTCAGGTGGATACGGAATTTCAGATAGCTATTCAGACGGAAAG tgATCCAAATGGTCCATGGTGTACAGGAAATCAAGGCCAGTCTGGACCTGGTTTATCTGTAGTGACCACTGTCTGGGGAATGACCAATACTACGCAAACAGCACCATTTAATCATCAAACCCCAGGATATACCACTACCATGTCATCAACAAACTATACGCAACAACCAAACTTCCAAGTTAATGCATTACAGAAAGGACCATACAACCCTACTTCATTATCAAACAACATTCCATATCGTCGTCCAAG TTACCCTCCTACACCAAATACCCCAGGGTCAAATACACCGAGTAATAATGATTACCCTGGTGCACCTCAACAAGGAAATCCAGCACTGGCACAAGCTTTAGTAGCGGCAGCAGCCACAGCCTCGGCCACAGCAACAGCGACTGCCACCATGATGATGCAGAATGACCCACAGATGAATAACAACCAACCAATGAATGTCCAAATGAATTATGGGCCAGGCATGCAg caaCAGATGCCAATGGGCCAGTATGGGAATCAGTATCCTCCAGGAATGTCTCAAAGACACCCTGGTCCTATGAATATGGGACCTGGTCCAGGGGCAGGTCCAGGCCCTATGATGAGAAATCCCATGTATGCCAGAAGACAAGCACCATATCACAATCCTCACCAAAAGATGCCAACACGGCCTTCTTTTCCTAATGGTCCACAG TATGGTGATCAGTATAACAACCCACAACAGTATTCTGGTGGAAAATACCCACCAACACAGCAGCCACTTCCTTCACCGACATACCACCAGCAACCCGGAATGCGACCCAACCCTGGTGGCCCATATCCCAACATGCCTAACGGCCAGGCATACTATAATAATCCAGTAGGCAGAGCGATGCCACCCCAGCCACAGAACTTTAATAATTATAACATGGGACAACAAGGCATATCT tCACCACCATCAAATTATCCTCATTCCCCATTACCTGGAAATCCGACCCCACCCATCACCCCTGGGCCAGGTCCTAATGGCTACAATGGACCCATGCCAAATGGACCACCAATGCCAATTAAAAAAG aTCCTGAAGAATTACGATTGACGTTTCCTGTACGAGATGGTGTGGTATTACCGCCTTTTAGACTGGAGCATAACTTGGCAGTTAGTAACCATGTCTTCCATCTGAGGGAATCGGTTTATCAGACATTAATGTTCAG aTCTGATTTAGAGTTACAGCTGAAATGTTTTCATCATGAGGACAGACAGATGAATACTAACTGGCCAGCCTCCGTCACAGTCAGTGTCAATGCTAATCCTCTCAACATTGAACGTGGGGAAAATAAAACCTCTCATAAACCATTATACCTCAAAGATGTCTGTCAACCAGGCAGAAATACCATTCAAATTACTGTCACTGCATGTTGTTGT TCTCATTTGTTTGTTCTACAATTAGTACATCGACCAAGTGTACGATCAGTTTTACAAGGGTTGTTACGGAAACGGTTGTTACCAGCAGAACATTGTATTACAAAAA tCAAAAGAAATTTTAGCAGTGTTCCATCCAATTCATTAAGTGGCGAAGATGGAGTTGAACAAACAGCGATTAAAGTTTCATTAAAATGTCCAATCACCTTCAGACGGATAACACTGCCGGCTAGAGGTCATGAATGTAAACACATACAG TGTTTTGATCTTGAATCATACCTACAGTTGAATTGTGAAAGAGGGTCATGGCGATGTCCAGTTTGCAA caAAACAGCATTATTAGAAGGTTTAGAAATAGACCAATATATTTGGGGTATTCTGACAAATCTTCAGACGACAGAGTTTGAGGAGGTTACTATAGATCCCCTGGCAGCATGGAAACCTGTACAACATAAAACTATCAAAGAAGAGGAAGCTG AATCCTGTAGCAGTCGATGGAGACAAGCTATGTCTCCGTCAAGTATGCAGTTACCAACCATGAATTCATGGGACGTGGGTCGAGGACCTTCACCATTTACTGGTAACATGCCACCTTCATCACAGAATATGCAGG GTCCACCTTATTCAAACATGCACAGCAATGATGTCATGCCAAATGGAGGCCCATCACCTATGAGCTATCAGCACCCGGCCACCCCCGGGGATTATAACAGTCCTCTTTCACATATGTCACCTCCCACAAGTGTGGAAGATATTAAAAGGGAACTTCATTCGTCAGtagacattcaaaatcatatgaaTCATTATTTACCGACAGTGAGTGACACGACGCCATTGCGACATCCTGATTCAAGCAATATAAACAATTGTGGAACTCCATCCAGCCAATCACAGAACCAAATTAATGGCAGCCAACTTAACCATGGTACACCAAATGGAATTCAGTCGAACAATTCAGGGGCAGATAATAATACTATAGGAGATTTGAGCTTTGACCCATCAAGTGTGATAGATGGTGAAGGTCAAACTCCGACATTAGAT CTTGATTTGAACTTAACAGATCCTATGGAGTTATTATCATATTTAGGGCCTTCGGAAAATTCTAATAATAACTCAGGTTCAGTCTCGTCGGGAAACACAGGGAACAATCAAAACACTAATACGACGTCGAGTAACAATGACGATTTACTGGCCTTGTTTGAATGA